A genomic region of Mycolicibacterium poriferae contains the following coding sequences:
- a CDS encoding TIGR03943 family putative permease subunit: protein MSRETENALLLLVGVSTLIISVTGTFTRYVKPSLLPWLMASAVLLIVLALVSIARDIRGGPQEAEHGHRHRSGVLWLLIVPVALLGFVVPPALGPQTARPAVREVSTEVLRRPFPALPAERAPELALPEVLVRVAQDSANTLDGRLITVTGFTMKESGEVQLGRVVILCCAADAQLARIDLDGPAAARAAALADGTWVRVEGTIPAGQGDSSMRSTPTMQVVAVQEIEAPENPYSY, encoded by the coding sequence ATGAGCCGCGAAACCGAGAACGCGCTGCTGCTGCTGGTCGGTGTCAGCACGCTGATCATCTCGGTGACCGGAACCTTCACCCGCTACGTGAAACCCTCGCTGCTGCCGTGGCTGATGGCCTCGGCGGTCCTTCTGATCGTTCTGGCGCTGGTGTCGATCGCGCGTGACATCCGCGGCGGCCCGCAGGAGGCCGAGCACGGTCACCGGCATCGCTCGGGTGTGCTGTGGTTGTTGATCGTGCCGGTCGCGCTGCTGGGTTTCGTCGTGCCGCCGGCGCTCGGCCCGCAGACCGCGCGGCCCGCCGTGCGAGAGGTCTCGACCGAAGTGCTGCGGCGGCCGTTCCCGGCGCTGCCCGCTGAGCGGGCACCAGAGCTCGCCCTGCCCGAGGTGCTGGTCCGGGTCGCGCAGGATTCGGCGAACACCCTTGATGGGCGGCTGATCACGGTTACGGGCTTCACCATGAAGGAGAGTGGCGAGGTCCAGCTCGGACGCGTGGTGATCCTGTGCTGCGCCGCCGATGCCCAGCTGGCTCGTATCGATCTGGACGGTCCGGCCGCCGCGCGTGCGGCCGCCCTCGCCGACGGGACCTGGGTACGGGTGGAAGGCACGATTCCTGCGGGACAGGGCGACTCATCGATGCGTTCCACCCCGACGATGCAGGTGGTTGCGGTCCAGGAGATCGAGGCACCCGAGAACCCGTACAGCTACTGA
- the mrf gene encoding ribosome hibernation factor-recruiting GTPase MRF, producing the protein MKRTPVIVVAGQEMTDDVCETLARTPGTIVVRHRFDGHVVVRSVRIGDDLRPHTSEWPLELTNCCVDCTIREDLLILLRRLHRRDDVKRIVVHLAPWLEPEPVCWAINNVIVRVGPGYTDGPAARDVRIEAVVSTVHTASWLTQALDDEVLDDDRTVAQVVVGQAEFADVLVLSATHDRTSAVLRRLAPRSQHVVGPALLEPALAALQWTARRGREHNPHEALLAGQPPLGADGDVELVEFNADRPFHPLRLHIAIDDLLDGVVRVRGRAWLATQPDAVVWIESAGGGLKVGHAGEWLASSAEHSDGYADPERVALAGLRWDERFGDRHISLTALVCGADPGVITNALSGALLTDDEMTREQDWATYDDPFGDWHEDPCDDFDAADDVNQRHQDDEGH; encoded by the coding sequence ATGAAGCGAACACCGGTGATCGTGGTGGCCGGCCAGGAGATGACCGACGACGTCTGCGAGACGCTGGCGCGGACGCCGGGCACGATCGTGGTCCGGCACCGCTTCGACGGCCACGTCGTGGTGCGCAGCGTGCGCATCGGCGACGATCTGCGACCCCACACCTCGGAATGGCCGCTGGAACTGACGAACTGCTGCGTCGACTGCACGATCCGAGAAGACCTGCTGATCCTGTTGCGCCGCCTGCACCGGCGCGACGACGTGAAGCGCATCGTCGTCCACCTGGCGCCCTGGCTGGAGCCCGAACCGGTGTGCTGGGCCATCAACAACGTCATCGTCCGGGTCGGACCGGGATACACAGATGGCCCGGCGGCCCGCGACGTCCGGATCGAAGCGGTGGTGAGCACCGTGCACACCGCCTCGTGGCTGACCCAGGCGCTGGACGACGAAGTGCTCGACGACGACCGGACCGTCGCTCAGGTCGTCGTCGGCCAGGCCGAGTTCGCCGATGTACTCGTGCTGTCCGCGACACACGACCGGACGTCGGCGGTTCTGCGCCGGCTGGCACCGCGATCGCAGCACGTGGTGGGGCCGGCACTCCTGGAACCGGCGCTGGCGGCTCTGCAATGGACCGCCCGGCGCGGCCGCGAGCACAACCCCCACGAGGCATTGCTCGCCGGGCAACCGCCACTGGGCGCCGACGGAGACGTCGAGCTGGTGGAGTTCAACGCTGACCGGCCGTTCCACCCGTTGCGGCTTCATATCGCGATCGACGATCTGCTCGACGGCGTGGTGCGGGTGCGCGGACGGGCCTGGCTGGCCACCCAGCCCGACGCCGTGGTGTGGATCGAATCCGCCGGCGGGGGACTGAAAGTGGGCCATGCCGGTGAATGGCTCGCGAGCTCAGCGGAGCATTCCGACGGATACGCCGACCCCGAGCGGGTGGCCCTGGCCGGTCTGCGGTGGGACGAGCGGTTCGGTGACCGCCACATCTCCCTGACCGCGCTCGTCTGCGGCGCGGACCCGGGCGTGATCACCAACGCCCTCTCCGGGGCCCTGCTGACCGACGACGAGATGACGCGAGAACAGGATTGGGCCACCTACGACGACCCGTTCGGCGACTGGCACGAGGACCCATGCGACGACTTCGACGCCGCCGACGACGTCAACCAGCGGCATCAGGACGACGAAGGCCACTGA
- a CDS encoding WhiB family transcriptional regulator has product MTDGWGWRRHARCRGLPTDLFYASEQYQGSLRRAREDEVKRICHRCAVRPQCLTHALEHPERHGIWGSTTPRERARMGSVGDLRPDAAVSGLRRPDAAG; this is encoded by the coding sequence GTGACCGACGGGTGGGGCTGGCGACGGCACGCACGGTGCCGGGGCCTGCCCACCGACCTGTTCTACGCCTCCGAGCAGTATCAGGGCAGTCTGCGGCGCGCACGTGAGGATGAGGTCAAGCGAATCTGCCACCGCTGCGCGGTACGCCCGCAGTGCTTGACCCATGCACTGGAACATCCTGAGCGCCATGGCATCTGGGGATCCACAACCCCGCGTGAGCGCGCGCGGATGGGCTCGGTCGGTGACCTTCGTCCTGATGCTGCGGTCAGTGGCCTTCGTCGTCCTGATGCCGCTGGTTGA
- a CDS encoding type B 50S ribosomal protein L31 gives MKAGIHPDYHPVVFQDANTGTKFLTRSTVTSDKTIEWETAEGVREYPLVVVEVSADSHPFWTGSRRIVDAAGQVEKFNRRYGNRRSGAHGR, from the coding sequence ATGAAGGCGGGAATTCACCCCGACTACCACCCCGTCGTGTTTCAGGACGCCAACACCGGCACGAAGTTCCTGACCAGGTCGACCGTGACGAGCGACAAGACCATCGAATGGGAGACCGCGGAGGGGGTGCGGGAGTACCCCCTGGTCGTCGTCGAGGTCTCGGCTGATTCGCACCCGTTCTGGACCGGAAGCCGTCGGATCGTCGACGCCGCAGGCCAGGTCGAGAAGTTCAACCGCCGCTACGGAAACCGGCGCTCGGGCGCGCACGGGCGGTGA
- a CDS encoding MBL fold metallo-hydrolase, whose amino-acid sequence MRLKLGRPDLAAYRGFCDVPAASKATELSVTWAGVTTLLIDDGVSAVLTDGFFSRPGLLTVATCPLRSSRRRIESGLERLGVQRLAAVTPVHTHYDHAMDSAVVADLTGARIIGGSSAAQIAAGHGLYRADIVTPGEPVTAGNYDITLIEGHHCPPDRFPGAITAPVAPSARASAYRCGEAWSTMVAHRPTGRRLLIVGSAGYLPGALSGYRADVAYLGVGQLGLQPAEYLVEYWSQTVRTVGARRVVLIHWDDFFRPLDKPLRALPFAADDLDATMAVLTGLAERDGVALHLPTLWHRADPWR is encoded by the coding sequence ATGCGTCTGAAGTTGGGCCGGCCCGACCTGGCGGCTTACCGCGGCTTCTGCGACGTCCCCGCGGCGTCGAAGGCCACCGAGTTGTCCGTGACCTGGGCCGGGGTCACCACGCTGCTGATCGACGACGGTGTCTCAGCGGTACTCACCGACGGGTTCTTCAGCCGGCCCGGTCTTCTCACGGTGGCGACCTGTCCGTTGCGGTCCAGCAGACGGCGCATCGAGTCGGGTCTGGAGCGGCTGGGCGTCCAGCGCCTGGCCGCCGTGACGCCGGTGCACACCCACTACGACCACGCCATGGACTCCGCGGTGGTGGCTGATCTCACCGGCGCCCGCATCATCGGCGGATCCTCAGCCGCACAGATCGCCGCCGGCCACGGTCTGTATCGGGCCGACATCGTCACCCCCGGTGAGCCCGTCACCGCGGGCAACTACGACATCACGTTGATCGAAGGACACCATTGCCCCCCGGATCGATTCCCGGGTGCCATCACCGCTCCCGTGGCCCCCTCCGCGCGGGCGTCGGCCTACCGATGCGGCGAAGCCTGGTCCACCATGGTCGCGCACCGCCCGACCGGCCGACGACTGCTGATCGTCGGCAGCGCCGGCTACCTGCCGGGGGCGCTGTCCGGGTACCGCGCGGACGTGGCCTATCTCGGCGTCGGGCAACTCGGCCTGCAACCGGCCGAATACCTCGTCGAATACTGGTCGCAGACCGTCCGCACGGTCGGCGCCCGCCGGGTGGTGCTGATCCACTGGGACGACTTCTTCCGTCCGCTCGACAAGCCCTTGCGCGCACTGCCTTTCGCCGCAGACGATCTCGACGCCACGATGGCGGTGCTGACCGGACTCGCCGAACGCGACGGGGTGGCACTGCACCTGCCGACGCTGTGGCACCGCGCCGACCCATGGCGCTGA
- a CDS encoding SLC13 family permease: protein MALILSVAALAAVLGFALRRPRGWPEIVVALPAAGLLLAVGATTWQSARTEVTDLLPVVGFLAAVLVLARLCDDDGLFRAAGSAMARSTRGDQKRLLASVFAIAAAVTAILSLDATVVLLTPVVLATARTLGVPARPHTYATAHLANSASLLLPVSNLTNLLAFSAAGLSFLHFTAVMALPWLAVVAIEFLILRKFFAKDLAVAPRPRAEATPAPWPRFTLVVLALTLAGFALTSLAGLSPAWAALAGALVLGIRGLATGRTTVTRITVAVDGPFLVFVLCLGVVVDAVMRNGLESTMQQILPDGTGLPALLWIAAVAAMLSNVVNNLPAVLVLLPLVAAMGPPAVLAMLIGVNVGPNLTYVGSLANLLWRNVVRTSDVPTGAAAFSLVGLCTVPLTLVAGVAALWAGLQLFNI, encoded by the coding sequence ATGGCGCTGATCCTCTCCGTGGCCGCCCTCGCGGCCGTGCTCGGCTTCGCGTTGCGGCGCCCCCGCGGCTGGCCCGAGATCGTGGTGGCACTACCCGCGGCTGGGCTGCTGCTCGCGGTCGGGGCGACCACGTGGCAGAGCGCGCGCACCGAGGTGACCGACCTGCTCCCTGTGGTCGGCTTCCTCGCGGCGGTGCTCGTGCTGGCTCGTCTGTGCGACGACGACGGACTGTTCCGCGCGGCAGGATCAGCGATGGCACGCAGCACCCGAGGGGACCAGAAACGGTTGCTGGCTTCGGTCTTCGCCATCGCCGCGGCGGTCACGGCGATCCTGAGCCTGGACGCCACGGTGGTGCTGCTGACCCCCGTCGTGCTGGCCACCGCCCGCACCCTCGGTGTGCCCGCCCGGCCCCACACCTACGCCACCGCTCATCTGGCCAACAGCGCGTCGCTGCTGCTTCCGGTGTCGAACCTGACCAATCTGCTCGCATTCAGTGCCGCCGGGCTGTCGTTCCTGCACTTCACCGCCGTCATGGCACTTCCCTGGCTGGCGGTGGTCGCGATTGAATTCCTCATACTGCGAAAGTTTTTCGCCAAAGATCTGGCCGTGGCGCCGCGCCCGCGGGCCGAGGCAACTCCGGCTCCCTGGCCGCGCTTCACGCTCGTCGTGCTGGCTCTGACACTGGCCGGCTTCGCGCTGACCTCGCTGGCCGGGTTGTCCCCGGCGTGGGCTGCGCTGGCCGGGGCACTGGTTCTCGGCATCCGCGGCCTTGCCACCGGGCGGACAACGGTCACCAGGATCACCGTCGCCGTCGACGGGCCCTTTCTCGTGTTCGTGCTGTGCCTGGGCGTGGTCGTCGACGCCGTGATGCGCAACGGCCTGGAATCGACGATGCAGCAGATCCTGCCCGACGGGACGGGGCTGCCCGCGCTGCTCTGGATCGCCGCGGTGGCCGCGATGCTGTCCAACGTCGTGAACAATCTGCCGGCCGTGTTGGTCTTGCTGCCGCTGGTGGCGGCGATGGGGCCGCCCGCCGTACTGGCCATGCTGATCGGCGTCAACGTCGGCCCCAACCTCACCTACGTCGGGTCACTGGCGAACCTGCTGTGGCGCAACGTGGTGCGCACATCAGACGTCCCCACCGGCGCCGCCGCATTCAGCCTCGTCGGACTGTGCACGGTCCCGCTGACGCTGGTCGCCGGCGTCGCAGCGCTGTGGGCCGGTCTACAACTGTTCAACATCTGA
- a CDS encoding SGNH/GDSL hydrolase family protein, with the protein MPYRRYVALGDSFTEGIGDPHPGSPNGVCGWADRLAARLARADPEFRYANLAVRGRTMNDILTGQVQAAMLAEPDLVTIYAGMNDLMALRVDMDAMMARYADGLKSLQQTGATVLAFTAPDLGAKPMFRGLRGRAAIYNELLRRIADDLGVALIDFWRFDEFRDPRLWDHDRVHLSALGHEFMAERVFDCLPDADPLACPATSFLAAPSGSATVVGNVRWAVSFAAPWAIRRLRRITPGIGIEPKSTTLARVG; encoded by the coding sequence GTGCCCTACCGCAGATACGTCGCGCTGGGTGATTCCTTCACCGAAGGCATCGGCGATCCTCACCCCGGTAGCCCGAACGGCGTGTGCGGCTGGGCCGACCGGTTGGCCGCGCGGCTGGCAAGAGCCGATCCCGAGTTCCGCTATGCCAACCTCGCTGTGCGCGGCCGGACCATGAACGACATCCTGACCGGCCAGGTCCAGGCCGCCATGCTCGCCGAACCGGACCTGGTGACCATCTACGCCGGGATGAACGACCTGATGGCCCTGCGTGTCGACATGGACGCCATGATGGCCCGCTACGCCGACGGCCTGAAGTCCCTGCAGCAGACCGGCGCCACCGTCCTCGCCTTCACCGCGCCGGATCTGGGGGCCAAACCCATGTTCCGCGGGTTGCGCGGGCGGGCGGCGATCTACAACGAACTGCTGCGCCGCATCGCCGACGACCTCGGCGTCGCGCTCATCGACTTCTGGCGCTTCGACGAATTCCGCGATCCCCGGCTCTGGGACCACGACCGGGTGCACCTGTCGGCGCTCGGCCACGAGTTCATGGCCGAGCGGGTCTTCGACTGCCTACCGGACGCCGACCCGCTGGCCTGCCCTGCGACGTCGTTTCTGGCCGCTCCGTCCGGCAGCGCGACAGTCGTCGGCAACGTGCGCTGGGCGGTGTCGTTCGCGGCGCCGTGGGCCATCCGGCGGCTGCGCCGGATCACACCCGGCATCGGGATCGAGCCGAAGTCCACCACACTGGCCCGGGTGGGCTGA